A segment of the Macrotis lagotis isolate mMagLag1 chromosome 8, bilby.v1.9.chrom.fasta, whole genome shotgun sequence genome:
CCCCACTTTGACTTGCACCCTGACTCAGCCCAGTTACGGAGCCATGGGTCCAAGGTGGCCAATGCTATTGGGGATGCTGTCAAGAACATTGATAACATTGAGAAAGCCCTGGCCAAGCTCAGTGAACTTCATGCCTACATTCTGAGAGTGGACCCTGTCAACTTCAAGGTGAGGATTTGGGGTATTGAAGGGCTATGAATTTGATATCCTCAAGGATTGGGGGCCCAATGTCATCAAGGACATCCCCAGTTCTCCATGTCTCAACCTTTCTCTCCTCAATCCAGCATCTCTTCCACTTCTCATCTCATCCCCTGATATATTGTACCCACCTCTCCTAATAGTTCAATTTGATACTAATCCCAGTTCCTATTGTctcactttccccttttctcttgcAGCTCCTGTCTCACAGCTTCCTGGTTACCATTGCTGCCCACTACCCTGCGGAGTTCACTGCAGAAGCCCATGCTGCCTGGGACAAATTCTTGTCCATTGTGAGCTCAGTCCTGACTGAGAAATACAGATGAGGCCTCTGGACCTAGAACCCTGAGAGGAAAGAGGGGATTGTGGTCACCTATCTCCTACCCTGGTCCAGGCACCCTTCCCCTCCTTTACCTTCCCTTATGGGCCTGTCCTCTATAACtctcaaataaatgaataaacttcattttctgtctctttgGTTATTATTTTTGGTGATTACAGTCCTTACTTTTATTAACCTTGACACAAATCCAAGATAGGGATGGTAAAGGGATGGTCAGAATAGCATTTCTTCATAGATTTTTACCATTCAGATCAGAACAGAAGGGAAACTTAGGATTTATGgccaaggtgtgtgtgtgtgtgtgtgtgtgtgtgtgtgtgtgtgtgtgtgtgtagaaaatCTAGGCACATGTGACCCTGATGTGGGTAATATGTTTCTGTGGGTGGTTCTGATGTGTATAGACTTGGGTTCTCTGCTACTCCATTTCTAACAGCTAACAGCTGGGCCTTCCA
Coding sequences within it:
- the LOC141495543 gene encoding hemoglobin subunit zeta-like isoform X4, with amino-acid sequence MSLTNTEKTIIVSIWAKIATHVDSIGVEALERLFASYPQTKTYFPHFDLHPDSAQLRSHGSKVANAIGDAVKNIDNIEKALAKLSELHAYILRVDPVNFKLLSHSFLVTIAAHYPAEFTAEAHAAWDKFLSIVSSVLTEKYR
- the LOC141495543 gene encoding hemoglobin subunit zeta-like isoform X2 codes for the protein MGGDYWLIANQRAELKLNSNTVTMSLTNTEKTIIVSIWAKIATHVDSIGVEALERLFASYPQTKTYFPHFDLHPDSAQLRSHGSKVANAIGDAVKNIDNIEKALAKLSELHAYILRVDPVNFKLLSHSFLVTIAAHYPAEFTAEAHAAWDKFLSIVSSVLTEKYR
- the LOC141495543 gene encoding hemoglobin subunit zeta-like isoform X1; this encodes MVALLLRKLSGKPLSCKLKLNSNTVTMSLTNTEKTIIVSIWAKIATHVDSIGVEALERLFASYPQTKTYFPHFDLHPDSAQLRSHGSKVANAIGDAVKNIDNIEKALAKLSELHAYILRVDPVNFKLLSHSFLVTIAAHYPAEFTAEAHAAWDKFLSIVSSVLTEKYR
- the LOC141495543 gene encoding hemoglobin subunit zeta-like isoform X5; amino-acid sequence: MMMISSFSRRNSTLSKSMYLASPGSFQLPLRLFASYPQTKTYFPHFDLHPDSAQLRSHGSKVANAIGDAVKNIDNIEKALAKLSELHAYILRVDPVNFKLLSHSFLVTIAAHYPAEFTAEAHAAWDKFLSIVSSVLTEKYR
- the LOC141495543 gene encoding hemoglobin subunit zeta-like isoform X3, with protein sequence MGGDYWLIANQRELKLNSNTVTMSLTNTEKTIIVSIWAKIATHVDSIGVEALERLFASYPQTKTYFPHFDLHPDSAQLRSHGSKVANAIGDAVKNIDNIEKALAKLSELHAYILRVDPVNFKLLSHSFLVTIAAHYPAEFTAEAHAAWDKFLSIVSSVLTEKYR